Part of the Actinomycetota bacterium genome is shown below.
ACAAGGAGCTCAAGTCCCTGATAAGGGAGCTTGTCACCCAGGAGCAGGAGTTTAGTTATCAGCGCCGCATATTGCACGGCAAGATCGATATCCTGAGGGCAGAGCTGGTGCAGAGGCTGTCTGGAAAGCGTGATTCTGGAGAGTCGCTCATTTCTGCCGATGATGTCAGCAAGCTGACAGACATCCTCGCCAAGGGAGACCGCTATTCCCTGGGTGGTAATCCGTCAGAGAAGAAGTAGGCAGGTTTAGGCCGGCGGCCAGCCGGAAAAAAATGATCGTGTTCATCAAGGGGAGGAGTCAGAGTGCCAGAGCGTTTCGCCAGGCTTGTAGGAGCCATCCAGCATCTTTTTGAAGACATGGGAGTCGATGTCGTGGAGGAGCGGGTGCTGAATTTCATCCTCCAGGAGATCCATTGCGGCAAGACCCTGGAGGAGGCTCTCGACGAGCCCTATGTGGTAAACAACACCAAGCCGGCCTGGAGGCGCGAGATACTCGAGCGCCCGGAGATCATCAAGGCTGTTGAAGAAGAAGTTGACCGTACCTTTGAAGGACATAAGGGTGATTGTGGAAAGTGACCAGGGTATATTGCCACGAGTGCGGCTTCCAGAATACCGAGGAAGGCAAGTACTGCAGTAAGTGCGGTGCACTTCTCCCGGAGGAGGAAGCAGGCCCTGAGGCGACGATCCGCTTTTCTCCGGAGTCGGAAGAGCGCGAATCCGAATTTGACAGCCTCACCGAGGTGGCAAAGGAAGGCGTATCGCTGGTAGTACGGAGCGGGGGAGGCCTCGCGGGGGAGACCTTCGAGCCCGCTGGCCAGAAGACGACCATCGGCCGTCACCCTGACAGCGACATCTTCCTGGACGACATCACCGTTTCCCGAAACCACGCCGTGCTGATGCAGAAACCCGATGGATTCTATATCCAGGATCAGGACAGCCTCAACGGCACTTATGTGAACCGCGCGCGGGTAGAGACCCAGAAGCTCACAGACGGTGACCAGGTACAGATCGGGAAATACAAGCTAACCTACATCGAACGATGAGCGACGAAGGCGGCTCCAGCGCCACGAACAAGGCTCTCACGATAGGCGCTGTCGTAGAGCTTCTCAAGTCAGAGTTCTCTGACATCAGCATCAGCAAGATCCGATATCTCGAAGATGAGAAGCTGATCTCACCCAAACGGACAACAGGCGGTTACCGGCTTTTTTCCAAGGCCGACATCGAGCGGCTGCGAACTATCCTCTCCCTTCAGCGGGACGAATTCCTGCCGTTGAGGGTCATCCGGCAGGAGCTTTCCCGCAAAGGTACGGTAGCGGTCAGGCCAGCCAGCGGCAGGCGATTCAAGAAAGTCAGCCTGAAGGCGCCAGCTGCGTCTGATACCAAGAGCTATACCCTGGATGAGGCCCTGGAAGCCTCAGGGGCCGAAGGCGAGCTTGTTCGTGAACTCGAGGAGTACGGGCTTATCAGCGGTGTGTCGACCGGCGGCACCCGCCGGTACGACCAGACAGACGTCGAGGTCATGGCGGCGGCGTCAGACCTGGCGCAGTATGGAGTCGGCGCCCGCAACCTCAGGACGCTCAAGAGTTCAGTAGACCGCGAGTCGGCGCTGCTGCTGCAGATCCTCTCGCCGACCCTGCGCTCGCAGAATCCGCAGTCACGAAAAGAGGGCGTTGCTGCACTCGAGAACCTGGCGACGGTATCCTCATATCTCAAGCATCTGCTTCTTATAAAAGACCTGAGAAATTACACAGCGTCTTTGACCAAATGATAGATAATTAGTCAATTCAATGGACGTGCCCACGCGTCCGCAAACTGCTGAAAGGAGCAAAGGATTCATGGATCTGGCCGCAAAGATTAGAGACATCCCCGATTTTCCCAAGGAGGGGATCCTTTTCAAGGATATAACCCCGCTGCTTCAGGACGCGGAATCGCTGAGGTACGCCATCGACCAGCTGGCGGAGTTCGGAGTGGGGAAGAAGATCGATGTCGTAGTCGGCGCCGAAGCCAGGGGGTTCATCCTTGGCGCCGCCCTGGCATACACCCTGGGGGCAGGTTTTGTGCCCGCCAGAAAGCCTGGAAAACTGCCGTTTCTTACCGTCGCGGCCGAGTATGACCTCGAATACGGAACCGATAGCCTGGAAGTCCATAACGACGCCATCGTCCCGGGAACCAGAGTCCTGGTGCACGACGACCTGCTGGCAACCGGGGGAACCGCCCGCGCCAAGTGCGACCTGGTAGAGAAGCTGGGTGGCGAAGTGGTGGGGGTGACCTTTATCGTCGAATTGTCGTTCCTTGGCGGCCGCGAGAAGCTCAAGGAGTACGATATCCTGAGTCTGATAACTTTCGACGGCGAGTAGGCAGCCTCGACGGGCAGCAGGAGCAGAAAAATAATGAGGAATCCGGAGGTGCTCGTTAGAGCGCCTCCTTTTTCTTAACGGTAGATCTCGGCGCTGATGTAGCCCACACCGGTGATGCCGATAGCCTGGGCGCTCGAGTATGAAAGATCGAGGATCCTTCCGCCAACATAAGGACCGCGGTCATTGATCCGGACAAAAACTGATCGCCCATTATGGGTCACCTTCAGCCAGGTGTTGAACGGCAGTGATTTGTGGGCGGCGGTATAGCCATACATGTTGTAGATCTCGCCATTGGCGGTCGTGTTCCCCTGAAATCCGGGACCATACCAGCTGGCCATGCCATTGAGGGCTATCCCGGAAGGCTGAAGTCCCGCAGGCGGTTCGTTGGATACGATCACGGAAGGTCCCATGACGCCGGTATAGATGCTGCCGGCATCGATCGATGCGGATTCCTCGGCAAGCCTCCTGAGCTCTTCTTCCTGTTCACGGGTCCGGGCCTGGGCCAGCTCAGCTGTCTGTCTGTCGATGCTGGATCTGCCGGTCGCGAGCTGATATTCCAGCTCCTTTTTCCGTGACTTGAGGGCGTTTGTGTCCCCAGCCTGGTCCTGTTTGAGGCTGTCTACACGCTCTCTGGCCTCGCGGACCGTGTCTGCTTCGGCTTTAACCCGCTTTACCAGGCGTTCGTCGTTTTCTGAAACCTTGCCAAGATATGCAAGACGGGCAAGCGCGTCAGTGAAGTCCTCGCTTGAAAGAGCTACCTCGTAAAAACTGGAATCCCCAAGCTTGTAGATGGCCGATATTCGGCCCTCGTACATCAGAAGCGTCGAATGATAACGGTCTTCAGCATAACGCAGCCGGTCAGTCGCGTCAGCAAGCTCCATACGGCGCTGATTGAGGTAGACTTCGGAGCTTGCGAGCCTGCTGTCGATGTCCGTCAGCTCCTGCCTGGCTTTCTCCATTTCCTGCTTTTCGGCCTCGATCCTGCCAGCGATGTCCTGAGAGCTGTTCTCAGCGCCTGCGACGGAGACAGCGATCAGCAGACTGCAGCAAATCGATGCAGCAAAAAGGATTATCGAAATCCGGGAATATTTTCGATCACTGATGATCTGTCGCATGACATTATTCCATTTCCCTAAAAAGGCCCTGAACTAACAGGGAACTCGAGCTATGCGCAATCCGTGGCATCTATCGACACGGACCGCAGAGAGTTTAGTACAAAAGAGGGGAGGTTTCACAGCGCTTGAGACAGAACAGGAAATTAATTTCTAAAGTTACATAACATATATTATCGTGCACGAATGGAGGAGGGCCGAAAAGCGCCGGGTAGGCCAGGACCTGCCGAACTGTCTGAATGGATTGCTTTTACAGGCATACTGCCTGTTCAGGGAGATTCTGCTGAATTACTGCAGCGCGAATCCGGACGGATACGGGGAAATGCCGGGATGTGGCATGAAAAGCGTTCTAGACTTGTTGGTCAAGCAAAGCGAGAATGCTTTCTGCAGCGGCGCCGAGATCGAATTTGTGTTCGATGCCGTCGCTGCGAAGCTGTACTTCAACCGTTCCATCGGCTACGGAGCGTTTGCCGACCGTGACCCTGACGGTGCAGCCAAGCAGCTCAGCGTCTGAGAACTTGGCTCCGGGCGAGATAACCCTGTCGTCGAATAATACCTCGGCGCCGGCCCCCATGAGCTCTGAGTAGAGCTTTTCAGCCATAGCCGTCTGCTGATTATCCTTGGGCTGCACCAGAAGCAGGTGGATGCTGAAGGGCGAGATGCTGGCAGGCCAGACGATGCCCTTGTCATCAGCAAGCTGTTCTACGGCCGCGGCAGCGATACGCGCCGGTCCGATGCCGTAGCTTCCCATTATGATCTTCTGCTCCTTGCCGTTCTCGTCCAGGAAGGTCGCATTCATCGGTTCGCTGTATTTGGTGCCCAGTTTGAAGATATTCCCTATCTCGATTACCTGCTCGATACTGAGGGGTTTGCCGCAGTGGGGGCAGGATTCATCAGCTTTTACGCGCCTGATGTCGGCAAGTTCGGCCTCGAAGTCATCACCGGTGACGACTCCCTTGAGGTGATATCCGGTCCTGTTGGCGCCAGTGACGAAAACACCTCGCTCCAGTGATTCGTCCGCGATCTTGCGGATATCCAGGCCGACAGGCCCGATAAATCCGGCCTCAGCGCCGGTCAGCTCCCTGATCTCTTCGGGCGTAGCCGGCCTGCTGGCGCCGATGACCCGGTTAAGCTTGGATTCCTGCAGTTCCTGGTCACCGCGGACCATGGCCAGTACCGGGCCATCATCGGTGACAAGAAGCACGGATTTAAGCAGCAGCGCCGGATCCAGCTTCAGGAATGCCGAGACTTCATCGATCGTGCGAGCATCAGGGGTCTCGATCTCCTCAATCCCGGTTTCAGGGAATACCGGCACTCCGGGGACCGACCTTGCCAGCTCCAAGTTCGCGGCATAGCCACAATTACAGAGAGCCACCTCGTCTTCACCGGCGGCGCTTGGCGCCATGAACTCGTGGGCGGTGGCGCCGCCCATCATGCCGGGATCGCTCTCGACCATGTAAAAACGGATGCCACAGCGCTTGAATATGCGGCTGTAGGCCTGGATATGCAGCTGATAGTTCTGCTCCAGCGCCTGTTCATCGGTATCGAAGCTGTAGGAGTCCTTCATAATGAACTCGCGCGTGCGCAGGATGCCGCTCTTGGGCCTGGCTTCATCCCGGAGCTTGGTCTGGATCTGATACCAGACCTGCGGCAGATCCTTGTAGGAGCGGATCTCCTTGGCCGCAAGCCAGGTGATGACTTCCTCATGGGTCATACCCAGGACCATGTCGCGGCCGCCGCGGTCCTTGAGGCGGAACATCTCATCGCCGATCTCGTCATAACGTCCGGTAGTCTGCCAGATCTCGGCCGGGTGCATGACCGGCATGGAAAGCTCCTGAGCGCCGATGGCGTTCATCTCTTCACGGATTATCCTGCAGATCTTCTCCATCACTCTCAGGCCCAGAGGCAGGTAAATGTATAGGCCGGCAGCCAGCTGCCGCACCAGGCCGGCGCGGACCATCAGCTTGTGGCTGATCGCCTCGGCCTCGGCCGGGTCTTCTTTGAGTGTCGGGAAGAATAATCTGGATGCTCTCATACCGGGACTAAGCCTAACGATTTTAGAAGGGAAAGTACAAGGAAATACTGAACAGCGGGGGCAACTTCTATTTGTGGGCCTTATCGATCTCTTCGAAAAGCGCGTCCACCAGTTCATCGGCGGGTACCTTGCGGATCGGTTCGCCATTGGCAAAGACCAGCCCCTCCCCCTTGCCTCCAGCGATGCCAAAATCAGCTCTCCGGGCTTCGCCGGGGCCATTGACCACGCAACCCATCACTGCTATTTCAATCACTTTGTCGTAATCACTCAGGCGCCGCTCAACTTCAAGGGCGATGCCCTCGACATCGATCTCGGTTCTGCCACAGGTCGGGCAGGAAATCAACTCGGGGCCATATTCTCTGAGGCCGAGACTGCGCAGGATCTCGTAAGCGACCCGTATCTCTTCCACGGGATCTGCCGTAAGCGAGACCCTGATGGTATCCCCCACTCCCTGCGCCAGTAGTGCACCGATGCCGACGGCGCTCTTGATGGAACCGGCCCAGCGGGTCCCGGCTTCGGTAACGCCAAGGTGGATTGGATGATCCAATAGCCTTCCCAGGGCCAGGTTTGCCTCGATGGTCTCGGTGACTGAAGAAGATTTGGCTGAGACCTTTAGTTCCTGGAAGTCGAGTTCCTCAAAAAGGGTTACATAATCGAGGATGGTCTCAACCAACGCCTGCACGAGATCCCGCTCGGCCAGCTCGCGTTTCTCTTTAGGCAGGGAGCCGGAATTGACGCCGATGCGCACTGGAATGCCGGCCTCGCGTGCTGCGTCTAACACCGCGGCAACCCGTTCGCGACTGCCGATGTTCCCGGGATTGATCCTGAGGCCGTCTGCGCCAGCTGCGACCGCGGCGATGGCCAGCTCCGCCTTGAAGTGGATATCGGCGACGACCGGCAGCGGCGATTCGGCCACGATCGCCGAAAGCGCCTCAACCGCGGCTTCGTCAGGGATGGCGACCCGCACGATCTCACAACCATATGCCGCCAGGCTACGGATCTGGCCTAGGGTGGCTTCGGCGTCGCGGGTATCGGTGTTAGTCATCGACTGGACCGCGACCGGCGCGCCACCGCCGACCGGGACGTTTCCTACCGTTATCTGCCTCTTGCTGGCCATCAGGGCTGCAGATCGAAACCGGTGGTCTGGATCCGTTCTATATCGTTCATGATGCCGGTCAGGAACAGAAGAGCAAAGAGCATCAGACCGACGATCGAAACTCTTTCGAAAACTTCCCGCCGTATCGGTGAACCCTTAATTTTTTCAAGTATATTGAACAGGACATGGCCGCCATCCAGGGGCAGGAATGGCAAGAGGTTGAAGATGGCCAGCTGCAGGCTGATAAAGCCGAGCACTGTGAGATAAACACTCCATCCCATCTCGACTGTCTTGGATGAAAATGCGACTATGCCAATCGGTGATGAAAGGTCCTTGCGGCTCTGCTCGCTTATAAAAAGGTTCTTGATTGCTATAAAAGTCTCACCGGTCATTTCCCAGAGCCTGGAAAAAGAAGATGAGACTGCTTCAGTGAATGGAAGGCCATGGTAGCCGACTACTTCGGCCTCGAAGACTATCCCCAGGATGCCCTCGCCGGTCTCTTCATTCCTGCCGATGGCCGCAGGAATCGTGAGTTGCTGATCGTCTCGCTCGACTACCAGGCTGATCGTCTGGTCGGGCCTGGAGCGCAGCTCTTCGCGTAGATCTTCAGGTCTGTCAGAGACTACTTCATTGATAGCCAGAACCCTGTCGCCGGGTTCGATGCCGGCGCGGTCGGCCCCGCTGTCAGCCTGGATGTCGGCGACGACAACAGTAGCCTCGTAGTCGGGGATCCCCTGCCAGAAAACAATGAAAAAGAACAGTCCCGCGAACAGCAGGTTCATTCCGGCCCCGGCGGAGATCACTATAATGCGCTGCCATACCGGCTTGGCGACATATGCCCTCGGTTTGACGTCATCGGGAAGCTCTTCTTCCCTGGTCATGCCCGAGATCTTCACATAACCGCCCAGAGGGATGAAGCCGATGCCATATTCGGTCTCGCCGATCTTCTTCTTCACGGCGGCCGGAGGAAAGCCCAGATAGAACTTTTCCGCCCGCATGCCAAACGCCTTGGCTGCGAGAAAATGCCCCAGCTCGTGCACAAGGATGAGGAATCCGATTCCAAGAACGGCGATTACTATGAACAGGAGTTTCAACATGAGGACTAGGTGGTGAAGGCTTCTGCCTGGCGGCGCGCCGCTGTATCGATCTCGGTGATATCCTCCAGCCCACTGATCGCGGACGCAAGCTCACCATCCATCGCCGCCAGCGTCTTCTCGATAACGGCGGGTATGTCCAGGAACCGGATCCGCCCTTCAAGGAATGCCGCGACGGCGATCTCGTTGGCCGCGTTCACGGCGATGGGTGCTCCGCCACCGCTCCTTCCGGCCTCGATTGCTATCTCGAGGCAGGGAAACGCATTCAGGTCAGGCTTGAAGAACGTCAGTTCGCCCTGCTCGATCAGGTCAAGCTGCGGCATGACCACAGGCAGGCGGTCGGGATAATTAAGGGCATAGGCTATCGGCAGTTTCATGCTGGGAAGGCCCATCTGCGCCAGTACCGACCCATCGCGGAAACGGGCCAGGGAATGGACGACGGATTGCGGATGAACGAGTACATCGATCTCATTATAGCCGACCCCGAAAAGATGGTGGGCTTCGATGACCTCAAGGCCCTTGTTCATCAGCGTGGCCGAATCGATGGAGATCTTGCTTCCCATCTTCCAGCGGGGATGGTTGAGGGCATCGTCCCGGGTGACCTTTTCCAGCTGGTCACGGCTGCGGCCGAAGAACGGACCTCCAGACGCGGTCAGGAAGATACGCTCGAGCCCTTCTTCCTGCCCCTGGATACACTGGAAGATGGCGCTGTGCTCACTGTCGACCGGCAGGATGCGGATCCCTCTCTGCCGGGCGGTCTCCATTATCAGCTCACCGGCCACCACCAGGCTCTCCTTGTTGGCGAGAGCCAGGTCTAAGCCCCGGTCCAGGGTGGCCATGGTCGCTTCCAGGCCGGCGGCGCCGACCACGGCGTTGAGGACGATATCACATTCGACCGACTCGATCAGACCACGGATGCATCCCGGCCCAGACAGCACAGAAGCGCCCGGTAGCTCATCGATAACCGTGCTGCCTGCGTTCTCATCGAGGATCGCCACATCATTCACACCAAAAGCTCTGGCCTGCTCGACCAGCTGCTTGTGGCTGGTGCCGGCGGCAAGTCCGGCTACTTCCAGGCCTTGTGTCTCCGATATGACCTCCAGCGCCTGCTTGCCGATGGAACCGGTCGATCCGAGTAAGAGTACTTTCTTCATCTAGCCTCCGTTGCCTACCATGGCGGTGACTACGTAAAAGGCGGCCACAGCGGCGAAGATGAGCGAGTCAAAACGGTCGAGGATGCCGCCGTGCCCGGGTATGATCGTACCCGCGTCCTTCACATGCGAAGCCCGCTTGATGTATGACTCAAAAAGATCGCCGAGGGGCGCGGCAATGGCAATGACCAGTCCGAGGACGAAGAACTGTCCGGATCCCATCCAGGGAAGTGATTTGCCGGCGATCAGCACGACTACTATCGTTCCGACGAAGCCTGCCAGGGTTCCCTCGATGGTCTTGTTAGGTGATATGACTGGTGAGATCGGCCGCTGGCCCAGGTAATGGCCTACTGCATACGCCACCGTGTCTGATGTCCAGGTAGCCAGCAATACGACGATGGCCAGGCTGATGCCGTAAGTCGGCGTGCGCAGCAGGATAACATGGGAAAAGCCTATCCCCACGTAGAAGGCGCCAAAGAACGTCACCGCCATCTCCCCCACCATCTCGGGTTTGAGGCCTCTGATGGCATGGAGGATGAAGGTAAGCGCGAAGAGGTAGATACAGCCCCGCATGGCGCCCTCCAGGCCTCCGGTATGGGCTCCGATGAGGATCAGCGCCGCGCCGCCGTAGCCGGCCAGCAGGTTGGGCTTGTAAGACCTGGTCATGCGGTAGAACTCGTGCAGGCCGAGGATGCTCAGAACAATCAGGGCGACCAGCAGCGGGATGCCGCCGGTATATACGACGATGAGGGCGAGGATGGCGCCGACGACGCCTACGAGTGCGCGGGTGATCAGCACCGTGGCCTACCTGGCTCCGAAGCGGCGCTGGCGCCTGCCGAATTCAGTCATAGCCTCGAGCAGGTCCTGCTCGTCGAAATCGGGCCAGAGTTTGTCTGAAAAATAGAGTTCACAATAAGCGCATTGCCAGAGGAGGAAGTTACTCACCCGCTGCTCGCCGCTGGTGCGGATCAGCAGCTCGGGATCGTGCATCTCGGGGGCGTAAAGATATTTGCTGAAGTCGACGTCCTCACCTGCCGCGAGACCATTGCCGGCCGCCGCCAGAGCGGCGTCGATGATCTCGGAACGGCCTCCGTAATTAAAAGCGATATATAGGGTCATGGTGCTGTTCTCCGCAGTCAGTCCTTCAGCCCATTCCATCTTTCCCAGCAGGCTGTCAGAAAGGCCCTGGCGCCTGCCGATGAACCTGACCCTGACATCCTGGCTCGCCAGTTCCGGGACTTCCTTGTCGATCAGTTCGCCGAACATCTTCATCAGGGCATCGACTTCCTGCGCCGGACGCTGCCAGTTCTCGGTTGAGAAAGCGTATACGGTGAGCTCCCTGATGCCGGCTTTGCGCGCGGCCTGGATCGTACGTTTGAGAGCTTTGGCGCCTTCACGGTGACCGGCGATGGCCGGCATGTGACGACGCGCTGCCCACCGCCCGTTGCCATCCATGATGATGGCTATGTGCCGGGGCGTGTTTTCCGCATCTAATAAAAAATCTTCGCTTGCAGCCCTGCTCCGGCGAAGATTTCCAAGAAGGTTACGCAAAGTAGCCATCACACCTCCAGGATCTCACCTTCCTTGTGCTTCAGCATCTCATCGATCTTCTCGATATGCTTGTCAGTCACTTTCTGGAATTCTTCCTTGGTGCGGCGCAGATCGTCCTCGGAGATCTCGCCTTCCTTCTGCAACTCTTCGATATCGTGGAGGACGTGACGGCGGATGTTACGCACCGCCACCCGGCCGTTCTCCGCCAGGCCCTTTACCACCTTGACCAGCTCGCGCCGGCGTTCCTCAGTCAGCTCCGGGATATTCAGGCGGATGACATTGCCGTCGTTGTTGGGGTTCAGACCCAGCTCTGACTCCATGATCGCGTGTTCGATCTCTTTCATGGCCGACTTGTCGTAAGGCGTGATGACCAGCAGCCTTGCTTCGGGCGCACTGAGGTTGGCAAGCTGCTTGAGCGGGGTCTTGCTCCCGTAGTAATCGACTATTATTCGGTCCAGAAGGGCGGTGGATGCCCTGCCTGTCCGGATAGTGTTGAACTCGTTGTGGGTAGCGACCACAGCCTTGTCCATGCGGTCGATTCCGTCTGTGAGAAACTCCTGGACCATCTCGTTCATCTGGCCTCCCTGGCGCTTCCTTGGGCTTACTTTGCTTACTGGTTATTTCGCCGGTGAGCTTACTATAGTTCCGGCTTTTTCGCCAGAAAGCACCCGCTGGATGTTCATCTCGTCAGTCATGTTGAAGACGTGGATCGGCAGGTTGTTATCCATGCAAAGTGACAGGGCGGTAGTGTCCATCACCCTGAGTCCGCGTTCGATAGCCTCCAGATGCGTCACTTCCGGCAGGAAGACGGCGTCGGGATTGGTTTCGGGATCCGAATCGTAGACCCCGTCAAAACTGCGCTTTGCCATCATGATAGCCTCGGCGCCGATCTCCAGCGCCCGCAGGGCTGAAGCGGTATCTGTGGTGAAATATGGATTGCCGGTGCCGGCGGCGAAGATCACGATCCTCTTCTTCTCCAGATGCCGGATAGCCCGGCGCCGGATGTAGGGCTCAGCGACTTCCTGCATGTGGATCGCCGACTGCACGCGGGTATCAAGGCCCAGCTTTTCCATTCCATCCTGAAGTGCCAGCGCATTAAGCACCGTCGCGATCATGCCCATATAGTCGCCGGTGGCGCGGTCCATGCCACGGGTGCTGCCGGCTACGCCGCGGAATATGTTGCCCGCGCCGACGACGATGGCGATCTCGACGCCGCGTTTCCAGGTGGTATGAACCTGGTTGGCTATATCGGATATCTTGTCCGGGTCGATGCTGAGCATGTCCTCGCCCTGCAGCGCCTGGCCTGACAGCTTTATCAGTACCCGTTTGAAAACGGCCGGCTCACCGGCAAAGTCCTGGTGGCAAGCCGATTTGGAGTCAGGCGTCAACTGTCCTTGCCCAGCTCGAAGCGAACGAAGCGCCTGATGCCGATGTTCTCGCCGATCTTGCCGACGATCTCTCCGAGGAGCTGTTCGATCGTCAGTTTGTCATCCCTGACGAACGGCTGCTCAAGCAGGCAGACCTGCTCGTAATATTTGTCGAGCTTGCCGGCGGCGATCTTTTCGAGGATGTTGTCCGGCTTGCCGGTCGCCCTGGCCTGGTCCTTGTAGATCGCCATCTCGGCTTCGACGACGTCAGCAGGAACGTCTTCGCGGCTTATATATTTGGGAGCCGCGGCAGCGATATGCATGGCTATGTCATGGACGAAGGTCTTGAAGTCATCATTCATGGCAACGAAATCGGTCTCGGAATTAACCTCTACCAGGACGCCGATCTTGCCGCCCATGTGGATGTAGCTGTCGACCAGCCCCTCATTGGCGGCACGGCCGCTTCGCTTGGCGGCATCCGCCAGGCCTTTGGTGCGGAGCAGTTTGACTGCTTCCTCATGGTTGCCTTCACATTCGGCGAGGGCCTTCTTGCAGTCCATCATGCCCGCTCCAGTCACCTCGCGGAGTTCCTTTACTTCCTTGGCGCTAACTGCCACTTTCCACCTCACTGTTCTCTTCCGGAGCCTTTTCCTTTTTGGCGGCCGGTTTATCTGTAATGGCTGATGTGTCTTCCTTTGGAGCCGGTTTCGACGCTACCTTCGGCGCCGGCTTGGCTGCAGCGGCGCTCTTTGCCGGTTTCGGTTTTGAAGGACCCTTGGGCCTGGTGCCTGATTTTGGCTTGCCAGCCGGCTTGCCGCCGCCTCTCTGAGCGGTTTTTCTGTCAGCGGGAGCCGTCTCACCGGCTGCGGCTGCGGCATCGGCTGCGGCTTTCGCGGCTACGGCAGCTTCAGCAGCCGCTTTGGCTGCCGCTTCAGCTGCTGCCTTGCCAGCGATCATCTCTTTCTCGGTGAACATCTGCTTGCCCTCGACTGCGGCTTCAGCCAGCGCGCGGATGATAAGTCCACAGGACCTGATCGCGTCATCGTTGCCGGGTATGACGTAGTCGACCTCGTTGGGATCACAGTTGGTATCCACGAGCGCCACGATGGGAAGTTTCAGCTTGCGGGCTTCCTTGATGACGATAGCCTCGCGGCGAGGGTCGATCACGAACACAGCCGCGGGCAGCTTGTCCATATCCGAGACGCCGCCCAAGTTGGTCTCCAGTTTCTTCAGCTCCGCCAGCAGGTTCATCTGCTCGCGGGTTGGAAGCAGCTCAAGCTGCCCTTCCTCACGAAGCCGGCGCAGCTCATGCATGCGCTTGATGCGATGCGAGATGGTACTGTAATTGGTGAGCAGGCCGCCGAGCCAGCGATGGGAAACATAAGGCATCCCGGAACGCTGTGCTTCTTCGGCGATTGTGTCCTGACACTGCTTCTTGGTGCCGACGAATAGCACTTTCCTGCCGTTGGCTGTCAGGTCCTTGATGAAGTCATACGCATCATCGATCAGCCTTATGGTCTTCTGCAGGTCGATGATGTAGATGC
Proteins encoded:
- a CDS encoding 1-deoxy-D-xylulose-5-phosphate reductoisomerase — protein: MKKVLLLGSTGSIGKQALEVISETQGLEVAGLAAGTSHKQLVEQARAFGVNDVAILDENAGSTVIDELPGASVLSGPGCIRGLIESVECDIVLNAVVGAAGLEATMATLDRGLDLALANKESLVVAGELIMETARQRGIRILPVDSEHSAIFQCIQGQEEGLERIFLTASGGPFFGRSRDQLEKVTRDDALNHPRWKMGSKISIDSATLMNKGLEVIEAHHLFGVGYNEIDVLVHPQSVVHSLARFRDGSVLAQMGLPSMKLPIAYALNYPDRLPVVMPQLDLIEQGELTFFKPDLNAFPCLEIAIEAGRSGGGAPIAVNAANEIAVAAFLEGRIRFLDIPAVIEKTLAAMDGELASAISGLEDITEIDTAARRQAEAFTT
- a CDS encoding phosphatidate cytidylyltransferase, coding for MLITRALVGVVGAILALIVVYTGGIPLLVALIVLSILGLHEFYRMTRSYKPNLLAGYGGAALILIGAHTGGLEGAMRGCIYLFALTFILHAIRGLKPEMVGEMAVTFFGAFYVGIGFSHVILLRTPTYGISLAIVVLLATWTSDTVAYAVGHYLGQRPISPVISPNKTIEGTLAGFVGTIVVVLIAGKSLPWMGSGQFFVLGLVIAIAAPLGDLFESYIKRASHVKDAGTIIPGHGGILDRFDSLIFAAVAAFYVVTAMVGNGG
- the uppS gene encoding di-trans,poly-cis-decaprenylcistransferase; this encodes MATLRNLLGNLRRSRAASEDFLLDAENTPRHIAIIMDGNGRWAARRHMPAIAGHREGAKALKRTIQAARKAGIRELTVYAFSTENWQRPAQEVDALMKMFGELIDKEVPELASQDVRVRFIGRRQGLSDSLLGKMEWAEGLTAENSTMTLYIAFNYGGRSEIIDAALAAAGNGLAAGEDVDFSKYLYAPEMHDPELLIRTSGEQRVSNFLLWQCAYCELYFSDKLWPDFDEQDLLEAMTEFGRRQRRFGAR
- the frr gene encoding ribosome recycling factor, with amino-acid sequence MVQEFLTDGIDRMDKAVVATHNEFNTIRTGRASTALLDRIIVDYYGSKTPLKQLANLSAPEARLLVITPYDKSAMKEIEHAIMESELGLNPNNDGNVIRLNIPELTEERRRELVKVVKGLAENGRVAVRNIRRHVLHDIEELQKEGEISEDDLRRTKEEFQKVTDKHIEKIDEMLKHKEGEILEV
- a CDS encoding UMP kinase: MTPDSKSACHQDFAGEPAVFKRVLIKLSGQALQGEDMLSIDPDKISDIANQVHTTWKRGVEIAIVVGAGNIFRGVAGSTRGMDRATGDYMGMIATVLNALALQDGMEKLGLDTRVQSAIHMQEVAEPYIRRRAIRHLEKKRIVIFAAGTGNPYFTTDTASALRALEIGAEAIMMAKRSFDGVYDSDPETNPDAVFLPEVTHLEAIERGLRVMDTTALSLCMDNNLPIHVFNMTDEMNIQRVLSGEKAGTIVSSPAK
- the tsf gene encoding translation elongation factor Ts, translated to MAVSAKEVKELREVTGAGMMDCKKALAECEGNHEEAVKLLRTKGLADAAKRSGRAANEGLVDSYIHMGGKIGVLVEVNSETDFVAMNDDFKTFVHDIAMHIAAAAPKYISREDVPADVVEAEMAIYKDQARATGKPDNILEKIAAGKLDKYYEQVCLLEQPFVRDDKLTIEQLLGEIVGKIGENIGIRRFVRFELGKDS
- the rpsB gene encoding 30S ribosomal protein S2 → MTAVSMKELLESGVHFGHQTRRWNPRMKPYIFTERGGIYIIDLQKTIRLIDDAYDFIKDLTANGRKVLFVGTKKQCQDTIAEEAQRSGMPYVSHRWLGGLLTNYSTISHRIKRMHELRRLREEGQLELLPTREQMNLLAELKKLETNLGGVSDMDKLPAAVFVIDPRREAIVIKEARKLKLPIVALVDTNCDPNEVDYVIPGNDDAIRSCGLIIRALAEAAVEGKQMFTEKEMIAGKAAAEAAAKAAAEAAVAAKAAADAAAAAGETAPADRKTAQRGGGKPAGKPKSGTRPKGPSKPKPAKSAAAAKPAPKVASKPAPKEDTSAITDKPAAKKEKAPEENSEVESGS